A window of Flavobacterium branchiarum genomic DNA:
GAAAACTATTTTTGAAGCCTATATCTTTTTGGATATAGGCTTTTTTTGTTATAAAATAGTTGCAACTTGGCTTTTACTCAATATGTTCTTCTATTTTTGTAAAATGATTTTCTGACACGAATTTCTATTCATTTTAGTTATAAAATACAAGCCAAATGCAAAACATTTCTGAAGCCGCATCATACACATTACAGTTTATTAATCAGACGCAACGTTCTATTTTTCTTACCGGAAAAGCAGGGACTGGAAAGACTACTTTATTGCGCGAGATTATTGAAACAACGCATAAAAATACTGTTGTTGTTGCGCCCACAGGTATTGCTGCGCTTAATGCAGGAGGTGTAACTATTCACTCGATGTTTCAGCTGCCATTTGCAGGATTTATTCCAGATAATTCATCACCACAATTTTCTGAAACTACTAAGTTTGAAACGAAAGCAACTTTGCGTAGGCATTTTAAAATGAATAATGTTAAGCGTGCTGTTATCCGTAATATGGAGCTTTTGATTATTGATGAAGTCAGTATGCTCCGTGCCGATTTGCTTGATGCAATGGATTTTATGATGCAAACGGTTCGGAAAAATAGTTATCCATTTGGAGGAGTTCAGGTTTTATTTATTGGTGATTTATTGCAATTGCCACCAGTAATTCGAGATGAAGAATGGAGAACTTTGAGAACCTATTATCGCGGAAAATTTTTTTTTCATTCGCATGTAATTCAGCAAAATCCACCTTTGTACATAGAATTGTCTAAAATTTTCAGACAAACTGATGATTCCTTTATTTCAGTTTTAAACAATCTGCGTAACAATCAAATCACGCAACAAGATATCGAGAGTTTGAATCAGTATGTTCAACCTGATTTTGACTTAAAAAACAATCCAGGATATATTACACTTACAACGCATAATGCCAAAGCCGATACTATAAATAATCAGGCAATCAATGATTTAAAAGGTAAAATGAATAATTACTTTCCAGATATCGTTGGTGATTTTCCTGAAAAAATATATCCGCTTGATCCTAATCTTCAATTAAAGGTTGGAGCTCAGATTATGTTTGTTAAGAATGATTTGTCTTTTGATAAAAATTATTTCAACGGAAAAATGGGCGTAATCAAATCCCTTTCTAGCCAAGAAATTATGGTTCATTTCCCAGATGAGGATAAGACTATTGAAGTTGAAAAATACGAGTGGCAGAATATTCGCTACAAAGTTGATGAAATGACTCAAGAAATAGAGGAGGAGGTTCTGGGAACTTTTGTTCAATATCCTATCAAGCTGGCTTGGGCAATTACAGTTCATAAAAGTCAAGGTTTGACATTTGACAAAGCTGCGCTCGATGTATCGCAAGTTTTTCTACCTGGACAAGCATATGTTGCATTATCACGTTTGCGTTCTTTAAATGGGCTTATTTTACTCTCTCCGTTGCGCATGAATGGTATTTCTAATGATCAGGATGTGATGGATTATGCTTTGAACAAAGCTTCGGAAGAATTATTAAAGAACTCTTTGCATTTTGAAACAAAGAATTTTATTCATAAGTATTTGGTTAACAGTTTTGATTGGGCAGATCTTGCTCAAGAATGGCGTAACCATCAATACAGTTACAACGATAAATCTGAGAATTCACAAAAAGCAAAGCACGCGACATGGGCTAAGCAACAAACCCTGATCATTGAATCTTTAATTGATCCTGCCAAAAAATTCATAATTCAGTTAAACAGAATTTTCAATAATCAAACGGTCGATTTAATCCATGTATCGGAGCGGATTGAGGCCGCGTATGGATATTTTATGAAACCGATGGACGAATTGGTTTATGAACTTTTGTATAAAATGGAAGAAATTCAGCGCGCCAAAAAAATGAAAGCGTTTTATGATGAATTGAATTCGTTGGAAGAACTTCAAACCAAAGCCGTTTTACGCTTAATGAAGGCACGTTTGCTGATTGAAGTGGTTGTTGCTGGTGATACTATATCAAAAGAGAAATTAACGTCACCTGAGATCAAAAGTTACAGATCTAAGAAAACCACGATAATTCAGGATAATTATAAAAGTAAAAATGGTGACTTAATCGATGATGAGGAGCCAATTAGGCGTTATTCCCCTAAGGAAGCCAAAGAAAAATCAGTTAAAAAATCGACAATTGAAGAGACATACGAATTATGGCTTGAAAAAAAATCTATTAAAGATATTGCAACTATTCGTAAACTGACTCCGCAAACTATTGAATCGCATTTTGTAAAACTGATTCAAGATAAAAAAATCAAGATTTCAGATGTCTTGGCTGAAGATAAAATTACTGCTTTGACAGAAGCTTTTCAGTTTTATAAAGAAGAATCTTTAACGGGGCTAAAAGAGCAACATGGAGAAAAATTTTCTTGGGATGAACTAAGAATGTTTAAAGCTAGTTTGAATTAAAAACAAAAAACCTATTCGTAAAGAATAGGTTTTTTTGTAAAACTAAATATTATTTCGAATCTAAAAGTTTGCTTAAACTTTGTTCTTGTAGCGTTAGTTTAGATTGGAGTTTTAGTATTTCTAATTCATATTCTTTAGCTCTAATTTTTTTCTGATTTACTTTATTTTCAGGTAGTTTATTAAGAGCTAATTCACTTTCTAATTTTAGTTTTTTATCCTCTTTTTTCTTGATATCTTTTTTAGTTCGCTCAATTTTCTTTTGAGCAGATTCAATTTTGTTTTGACGTTTTTGAGCTTTGTTTTGGTCCTGTTTTAGTTGATCTTGTCTTTTTTGTAATTCTTTCTGACTATCTAATCGTTCCTTTGCGTGTGCTTTTTCTTTGTTTAATAAAATTTCTTGACTTGCGCTATTTGAGTTTGTTTCCTGTCCATAAAACGATTGTGAGGTGATTAAAAGGCAGATTAATAAAGCCAAATTCCATACGTTTTTCATATTACTATTTTTTAATGTTTATTTAAATATTGCAAATACTATTCCAATATACGAAAATTGCTCTTGATTTTTTAAGTTTATAATTACAATATACAAAAAAAAACCATTTTATAATTGTTATAAAATGGTTTTAATAGTAACTAAAATGTAAGTATTTCTTATGAATCTAAAGCGTTTCTATTAAAATCCACGCTTCTGGATTTATAGTTTTTTGGATCTCTCTTTGTGCTTTTTCTGCTTCGCGCATAGTAGCATAGCTACCGTATACAACAGGGAAAAGTCCATGTCTGTTAGCAGGAATTATTTTAGCATCAAATCCAGCTTTCTTTAATTTATTGTAAGCTTTTTGAGCATTGTTTTCGCTTCTAAAAGCACCAGCCATAATATGATAAGGCATTGATAACTTCTCTTCTTTTACAGAAAGAGTTACTGTTACTGCCGGCAATGGATTTTTTATGAAAAAAGTAGCTTCTTGAATTTTATTCTGTACTTGTTTTTGAACAGCAGTTTCTACTAGAACAGTTTGACTAGCAATTTGATTTTGGTACATTGGGTAACCAATGCTTCCTGTTACTCCTAATGCAAGGATAAAAATTGCAGCATATTTTAAATAAGAATTAGACCCTTTATATTCCGTTTCTAATTCGATTGCTTCTTTTTGTTGTGCTGTATCTAGATCTAGTGCTTCTAATTGATTTTCAAAAGATTCTCTTTTAGCCATTGGAGAAACAAATGGACTTAATCCAAATGAAGTAGCCAAATAATTCTTTTGATCATTTGGTGTAAACACTAGGTTTTTATCAGCATTCAGTCTAATTTCACCTATGTTTTTTATAGAAATAAAACCATTATCTTCTAATTCCTTTTTCCAAGTTAAAACTTCAAAATGAACTGCGCTAACAGCAAATTTGTATGATGTTTTTTCGGTAAGAGCAATGTGATTTGCTAACAAACCATCATTGTTTTTGATATGTGGGTTGAAAGAAATTAATTTTTTTGGTGGAAAAAATGAATTTGAACCTTCATTAAGTTGGGCCGATTGAATTTCGGTTAAAAAAGCTCCAAACCCAGGAACCGTTACACACTGATAACGATACAATAACTGCGCGATGTAAGTTTCGATTTTCATAGTAACAAAGTTAGGCAAGGAAAATAGTTATCAAAATTTTATTCACAATTTTTATTAACAATTCGCTATTTTATTTAAATAGTTATTAATCAACTTTTTATAAGAGTCAGTTTTTTTCATGCTTTAGATGGTGATTTTTTAAACATATTTATTTGGCAAGAATTTACTTTAAATTACGATATTTGTAATTAAGAATTATATCTTTTATTTTATTTGAATTACTAAATTATTATACCAAATGTCGGAGCAAGATCTATTTTATTTATTGGCCTTACAAAGTGTTGAAGGAGTGGGAGATATACTAGCTAAAAGGCTATTGTCTCATTGCGGTACAGCTAATGATGTTTTTAAGATGAAATCTTCTCAACTTGCTTTAATTGATGGAGTTGGGTCTGTTTTATTAAAGAATATTAAAGAAAAATTGATATTTGAAAAAGCACAAAAAGAATTGGATTTTATCCTGTCAAATGACATTAATGTAACGTTTTTTGAGGAGAAAAACTATCCTGATCGTTTAAAACATTGTATCGATTCACCGGTTTTATTATTTAGCACTGGAAACATCAATTTGAAGGATAAAAAGATCATAAGTATCGTTGGAACGCGACAAATTACATCTTATGGAACGGAATTCTGTAAAAAGCTAATTGAAGATTTAGCTCCTTTAGATCCAATTATTGTTAGTGGTTTTGCTTATGGAGTAGATATTATTGCGCATCAATTAGCAATGGATAATAACCTTCAGACTATTGGTGTAGTTGCACATGGTTTAAATCAAATTTATCCTAAAACGCATAAAAAATATGTTGCCAAAGTGGAACAAAATGGAGGTTTTATGACTGAGTTTTGGAGTTCATCAAATCCGGATAAAGAAAATTTTGTGCGTAGAAACCGTATTGTTGCGGGTTTGAGTGAAGCCACAATAGTAATTGAATCGGCTGATAAAGGAGGTTCACTTATTACTGCTAATATGGCAAATGACTACAATCGAGATGTTTTTGCAGTTCCTGGTCGAACGACAGATAAATACAGTCAGGGTTGTAATGATTTAATAAAAACTCAAAAAGCGAATGTATTAAGTAGTGCCGCCGATTTGATTTATATGCTGAATTGGGATATTGAAAAACAACCTAAAACGGTTCAAAAACAGCTGTTTGTTGAGTTAGAATCAGATGAACAAATTGTATATGATTATTTGCTAAATAATGGTAAAGACCTCATGGATATTATTGCTTTACAATGCGATTTTCCGATTTACAAAATTTCAGGATTGTTGCTTAATATGGAGCTTAAAGGGGTAATTCGTCCTTTGCCAGGGAAATTATTTGAGGCTATTTAAATAAAAAGCCCTTTTAAATTTTATTTAAAAGGGCTTGATTATGTGTGGTTTGTATTTATAATCTTATCTAGAGCTATAGTTTAACTCATTCTAATAAGTTTGTTTTGTAATAGCAGTAAGTTGATGTTTTAATCAGGAATCATATTCTTTATCATAATCTGAAAAAGCTTCATCTGAACCAGTCCCGCTTAGCAAACAAAAAGCAACATAAGATACATCAACTATCCAATTATCAATTTGTGACGTTTGCTGTTCGTTTATTAGGTTATTACGCTGTAACATACCTTCTGGATGAATAGCCCACATTCTGCCTAAATGGCAAATTCCCCAAAGTGAGTTAATTATGTTTTTATCAATAAAATCCTTCTCCAATTCAGGTGCGAGTACCTTCATAGCTTGAATGATTAAATGGTAATTTTTTTCATGTAAAACGCCTTTGTAAGGGCGTAATTGACCTAAAAAACCATTTTCCCATCTTTCGCTTTCAAAGCTATCATGGTTCCCACTTTGGTACTGTAATTCTTCTATTGCTTCTTGAATTGTCATGTCCTTGGTTAATTTTTATTTTCCAAATCCGAGTTTAACTCGTACTCTTTCAAGAACTTCATTAGCAATAACTGCTGCTTTTTCGGCTCCTTTTTTAAGTAAAGCATCTACTTCATCAAGGTTATTGATGTAGTAATTGTATTTTTCTCTTTCCGTTTTAAATTTTTCGGTAATCAACTCAAACAAAGCTTGTTTAGCATGACCATAACCGTAATTTCCACCTAAATAATTGGCTCTCATAATGGCAATTTGATTTTCATCAGCCATTAAAGCATAAATTGCAAATGCATTACAAGTATCAGGGTTTTTTGGATCTTCAAGTGGTGTACTATCAGTC
This region includes:
- a CDS encoding helix-turn-helix domain-containing protein; the protein is MQNISEAASYTLQFINQTQRSIFLTGKAGTGKTTLLREIIETTHKNTVVVAPTGIAALNAGGVTIHSMFQLPFAGFIPDNSSPQFSETTKFETKATLRRHFKMNNVKRAVIRNMELLIIDEVSMLRADLLDAMDFMMQTVRKNSYPFGGVQVLFIGDLLQLPPVIRDEEWRTLRTYYRGKFFFHSHVIQQNPPLYIELSKIFRQTDDSFISVLNNLRNNQITQQDIESLNQYVQPDFDLKNNPGYITLTTHNAKADTINNQAINDLKGKMNNYFPDIVGDFPEKIYPLDPNLQLKVGAQIMFVKNDLSFDKNYFNGKMGVIKSLSSQEIMVHFPDEDKTIEVEKYEWQNIRYKVDEMTQEIEEEVLGTFVQYPIKLAWAITVHKSQGLTFDKAALDVSQVFLPGQAYVALSRLRSLNGLILLSPLRMNGISNDQDVMDYALNKASEELLKNSLHFETKNFIHKYLVNSFDWADLAQEWRNHQYSYNDKSENSQKAKHATWAKQQTLIIESLIDPAKKFIIQLNRIFNNQTVDLIHVSERIEAAYGYFMKPMDELVYELLYKMEEIQRAKKMKAFYDELNSLEELQTKAVLRLMKARLLIEVVVAGDTISKEKLTSPEIKSYRSKKTTIIQDNYKSKNGDLIDDEEPIRRYSPKEAKEKSVKKSTIEETYELWLEKKSIKDIATIRKLTPQTIESHFVKLIQDKKIKISDVLAEDKITALTEAFQFYKEESLTGLKEQHGEKFSWDELRMFKASLN
- a CDS encoding SPOR domain-containing protein, whose translation is MKIETYIAQLLYRYQCVTVPGFGAFLTEIQSAQLNEGSNSFFPPKKLISFNPHIKNNDGLLANHIALTEKTSYKFAVSAVHFEVLTWKKELEDNGFISIKNIGEIRLNADKNLVFTPNDQKNYLATSFGLSPFVSPMAKRESFENQLEALDLDTAQQKEAIELETEYKGSNSYLKYAAIFILALGVTGSIGYPMYQNQIASQTVLVETAVQKQVQNKIQEATFFIKNPLPAVTVTLSVKEEKLSMPYHIMAGAFRSENNAQKAYNKLKKAGFDAKIIPANRHGLFPVVYGSYATMREAEKAQREIQKTINPEAWILIETL
- the dprA gene encoding DNA-processing protein DprA is translated as MSEQDLFYLLALQSVEGVGDILAKRLLSHCGTANDVFKMKSSQLALIDGVGSVLLKNIKEKLIFEKAQKELDFILSNDINVTFFEEKNYPDRLKHCIDSPVLLFSTGNINLKDKKIISIVGTRQITSYGTEFCKKLIEDLAPLDPIIVSGFAYGVDIIAHQLAMDNNLQTIGVVAHGLNQIYPKTHKKYVAKVEQNGGFMTEFWSSSNPDKENFVRRNRIVAGLSEATIVIESADKGGSLITANMANDYNRDVFAVPGRTTDKYSQGCNDLIKTQKANVLSSAADLIYMLNWDIEKQPKTVQKQLFVELESDEQIVYDYLLNNGKDLMDIIALQCDFPIYKISGLLLNMELKGVIRPLPGKLFEAI